A single genomic interval of Celeribacter indicus harbors:
- a CDS encoding lysine N(6)-hydroxylase/L-ornithine N(5)-oxygenase family protein, with translation MTATDQEKTYDLIGVGFGPSNLALTIAIEETELPIRVKFLEARPGFAWHPGMMIPGADMQISFLKDLVSQRNPQSRYTFVNYLHEKGRMNAFINRKTFFPSRVEFNDYLGWVAEQLGHCDYDRRVVGIEPVGQGNTVGAVDVLTQDAAGGTHSYRARNLVIAPGGTARLPPVCDSLKADPRVLHSNDYMRKVVPHLRPGERIAVVGAGQSAAEIFNDLAERPEAPHVDLILRGHAMKPSDDSPFVNEIFAPEQTDAFHAMPEGARAALRAELSATNYAVVDEDLILDIYTKLYEQSVLGEGRLALRSQTRIAGLSDSGARLRLHFEHRHGMSEAEYDRVIFATGYLRQLDETVLHGIAGFCEDFRTGRDYRLSMKDGFSPAVFVQGYSEVSHGLSDTLLSVLAQRSAEIVETLSDLFDDRQAVAAE, from the coding sequence ATGACAGCGACCGACCAGGAGAAGACATACGACCTTATCGGGGTGGGCTTCGGACCCTCGAACCTCGCGCTGACCATCGCGATCGAGGAAACCGAGCTGCCGATCCGGGTGAAGTTCCTCGAGGCACGGCCGGGCTTCGCCTGGCATCCCGGCATGATGATCCCCGGTGCGGACATGCAGATTTCCTTTCTCAAGGATCTTGTGTCGCAGCGCAATCCGCAAAGCCGCTATACATTCGTCAACTACCTGCACGAAAAGGGCCGGATGAATGCGTTCATCAACCGCAAGACGTTCTTTCCGAGCCGGGTGGAATTCAACGACTACCTCGGCTGGGTGGCGGAGCAGCTTGGCCATTGCGACTATGACCGGCGGGTCGTGGGGATCGAGCCGGTGGGGCAGGGCAACACGGTCGGGGCCGTCGACGTGCTCACGCAGGACGCGGCGGGCGGGACGCACAGCTATCGCGCCCGCAACCTCGTGATCGCGCCCGGCGGCACGGCCCGGCTGCCGCCGGTCTGCGACAGCCTGAAGGCCGATCCGCGCGTGCTTCATTCAAACGACTACATGCGCAAGGTCGTCCCGCACCTGCGCCCCGGTGAGCGGATCGCGGTGGTCGGCGCGGGCCAGAGCGCGGCGGAGATCTTCAACGATCTCGCGGAGCGCCCGGAGGCCCCGCACGTCGATCTCATCCTGCGCGGGCACGCGATGAAGCCCTCCGACGATTCGCCCTTCGTGAACGAGATCTTCGCGCCGGAACAGACCGATGCCTTCCACGCCATGCCGGAAGGCGCCCGTGCCGCCCTGCGCGCCGAATTGTCGGCCACGAATTACGCGGTGGTCGACGAGGATCTGATCCTCGACATCTATACCAAGCTCTACGAGCAATCCGTGCTCGGCGAGGGGCGCCTTGCGCTGCGCAGCCAGACGCGGATCGCGGGGCTGTCCGACTCGGGCGCCCGCCTGCGCCTGCACTTCGAGCACCGGCACGGTATGTCGGAAGCGGAGTATGACAGGGTGATCTTCGCCACCGGCTATCTCCGGCAGCTCGACGAGACCGTGCTGCACGGGATCGCCGGTTTCTGCGAAGACTTCCGCACCGGGAGGGATTACCGCCTGTCGATGAAGGATGGATTCTCACCTGCCGTCTTCGTGCAGGGCTACAGCGAGGTGAGCCACGGGCTGAGCGACACGCTTCTGTCCGTTCTCGCGCAGCGATCGGCGGAGATCGTCGAGACGCTCAGCGACCTGTTCGACGACAGGCAGGCGGTCGCGGCGGAGTGA